A region of Sugiyamaella lignohabitans strain CBS 10342 chromosome A, complete sequence DNA encodes the following proteins:
- the URA6 gene encoding bifunctional uridylate/adenylate kinase (Uridylate kinase; catalyzes the seventh enzymatic step in the de novo biosynthesis of pyrimidines, converting uridine monophosphate (UMP) into uridine-5'-diphosphate (UDP); GO_component: GO:0005737 - cytoplasm [Evidence IEA,IEA]; GO_component: GO:0005737 - cytoplasm [Evidence IDA] [PMID 8391780]; GO_component: GO:0005634 - nucleus [Evidence IEA,IEA]; GO_component: GO:0005634 - nucleus [Evidence IDA] [PMID 8391780]; GO_function: GO:0005524 - ATP binding [Evidence IEA,IEA]; GO_function: GO:0004017 - adenylate kinase activity [Evidence IDA,IGI] [PMID 1333436]; GO_function: GO:0004127 - cytidylate kinase activity [Evidence IEA]; GO_function: GO:0016301 - kinase activity [Evidence IEA]; GO_function: GO:0019205 - nucleobase-containing compound kinase activity [Evidence IEA]; GO_function: GO:0000166 - nucleotide binding [Evidence IEA]; GO_function: GO:0019201 - nucleotide kinase activity [Evidence IEA]; GO_function: GO:0016776 - phosphotransferase activity, phosphate group as acceptor [Evidence IEA]; GO_function: GO:0016740 - transferase activity [Evidence IEA]; GO_function: GO:0009041 - uridylate kinase activity [Evidence IDA,IMP] [PMID 1655742]; GO_function: GO:0009041 - uridylate kinase activity [Evidence IDA] [PMID 2549068]; GO_process: GO:0006207 - 'de novo' pyrimidine nucleobase biosynthetic process [Evidence IDA] [PMID 8391780]; GO_process: GO:0006139 - nucleobase-containing compound metabolic process [Evidence IEA]; GO_process: GO:0006139 - nucleobase-containing compound metabolic process [Evidence IDA] [PMID 2549068]; GO_process: GO:0046939 - nucleotide phosphorylation [Evidence IEA]; GO_process: GO:0016310 - phosphorylation [Evidence IEA]; GO_process: GO:0006221 - pyrimidine nucleotide biosynthetic process [Evidence IEA]): MFAAGRFAGLLGRSGARTARVSLFSRGLSGRGLSSSLLRQTRVAGQLGQLNSRVVSSKSWNSSVRMYSSGPQARQQAPKLRYFILIALIGTGAFLYTINKTEKKLPKTFITNEEYEAEKAKNKLKHKKTAFAGDDDVAVVFVLGGPGAGKGTQCANIVRDYGFAHLSAGDLLRAEQARPDSKYGQLIANYIKEGTIVPMEITLALLQQAMRERIAKDGVKRFLIDGFPRKMDQAIKFEEDVAVSKFVLFFECPEDVMLKRLLKRGESSGRTDDNIESIRKRFRTFIDTSMPVVDYFSKVGKVVSVSCNNAPDAVYAEVQAAFKERGILPSK; the protein is encoded by the coding sequence ATGTTCGCTGCTGGAAGATTCGCGGGTTTGTTGGGTCGCTCGGGTGCTCGGACCGCGAGGGTTTCTCTGTTTAGTCGAGGACTTTCTGGTCGTGGATTGTCCAGTTCTTTGCTTAGACAGACCAGAGTGGCCGGTCAATTGGGTCAATTGAACTCGCGAGTTGTGTCGTCGAAGTCTTGGAATTCTTCCGTTAGAATGTACTCGTCGGGTCCTCAGGCCCGTCAACAGGCCCCCAAACTGCGTTACTTTATCCTCATTGCTCTTATTGGTACTGGAGCTTTCTTGTATACTATTAACAAGACCGAGAAGAAACTGCCCAAGACTTTCATCACGAATGAAGAGTATGAGGCCGAGAAGGCGAAGAACAAACTTAAACACAAGAAGACCGCTTTTGccggtgatgatgatgtggCTGTAGTGTTTGTTCTTGGCGgtcctggtgctggtaaagGTACTCAATGTGCCAATATTGTTCGTGACTATGGATTCGCTCATTTGTCTGCTGGCGATCTGCTTCGTGCCGAGCAAGCTCGTCCTGATTCGAAATATGGTCAATTGATCGCTAATTATATCAAGGAAGGAACTATTGTTCCTATGGAAATCACTTTGGCTCTGTTGCAACAGGCTATGCGCGAACGAATTGCTAAAGACGGTGTTAAGAGGTTTTTGATTGACGGGTTCCCTCGTAAGATGGATCAAGCCATTAAATTTGAGGAGGATGTGGCTGTGAGTAAGTTTGTGCTTTTCTTTGAATGTCCTGAAGACGTCATGCTTAAACGACTTCTCAAGAGAGGTGAAAGCAGTGGTAGAACCGACGACAACATCGAAAGTATCCGCAAGCGATTCCGCACCTTTATCGACACTAGTATGCCCGTTGTCGACTACTTCTCCAAGGTCGGCAAAGTGGTCTCTGTCTCCTGTAACAACGCCCCCGACGCTGTCTACGCCGAAGTCCAAGCCGCTTTCAAGGAGCGTGGCATCCTCCCCTCAAAATAA
- the SNU23 gene encoding Snu23p (Component of the U4/U6.U5 snRNP complex; involved in mRNA splicing via spliceosome; GO_component: GO:0046540 - U4/U6 x U5 tri-snRNP complex [Evidence IDA] [PMID 10377396]; GO_component: GO:0046540 - U4/U6 x U5 tri-snRNP complex [Evidence IDA] [PMID 10449419]; GO_component: GO:0005634 - nucleus [Evidence IEA,IEA]; GO_component: GO:0030529 - ribonucleoprotein complex [Evidence IEA]; GO_component: GO:0005681 - spliceosomal complex [Evidence IEA]; GO_function: GO:0046872 - metal ion binding [Evidence IEA,IEA]; GO_function: GO:0003674 - molecular_function [Evidence ND]; GO_process: GO:0008380 - RNA splicing [Evidence IEA]; GO_process: GO:0006397 - mRNA processing [Evidence IEA]; GO_process: GO:0000398 - mRNA splicing, via spliceosome [Evidence IPI] [PMID 10377396]; GO_process: GO:0000398 - mRNA splicing, via spliceosome [Evidence IMP] [PMID 10449419]; GO_process: GO:0000398 - mRNA splicing, via spliceosome [Evidence IMP] [PMID 11720284]) — protein sequence MSFYGEQDKPKGKWDREEYARRGREREQAEYERRQRHGREPTPENAKEATHRAQRVDIYEGLNQVTLVPAGAATGKRGKGAGFYCEACDLTFKDSIQYLDHINSKQHLYATGQVECTRRATLEEVRNRLDYLRALKKQQSQNLEYDITKQIELRKQLEQQELEQKRKKRAERKAKSKSSVAPAPVTDMSQLMGFSGFGSSKR from the coding sequence ATGTCATTTTATGGCGAACAGGACAAGCCAAAAGGCAAATGGGACCGAGAAGAGTACGCACGAAGGGGTAGAGAGAGGGAGCAGGCCGAGTATGAACGACGTCAAAGACACGGTCGTGAGCCGACTCCTGAGAATGCAAAAGAAGCGACCCATCGAGCTCAGCGTGTGGATATTTATGAAGGATTGAATCAAGTGACGCTGGTGCCAGCAGGAGCGGCCACCGGTAAACGAGGCAAAGGAGCCGGGTTCTACTGTGAAGCATGTGATCTGACATTCAAAGATTCGATCCAGTACCTTGATCATATCAATTCGAAGCAGCATTTGTATGCCACTGGCCAAGTCGAGTGCACCCGACGAGCTACACTCGAAGAAGTCCGCAACCGGTTGGACTACCTTCGAGCCCTGAAAAAACAGCAAAGCCAGAACCTGGAGTACGATATCACTAAACAAATCGAACTCCGCAAACAACTCGAGCAACAGGAACTCGAACAAAAACGCAAAAAACGAGCCGAACGCAAAGCCAAGTCCAAATCCTCTGTAGCCCCTGCTCCAGTCACGGACATGTCACAACTCATGGGGTTCTCTGGATTCGGGTCGTCGAAACGGTAG
- the CMK2 gene encoding calmodulin-dependent protein kinase CMK2, with translation MSSIQSFLGKVTGQPSSYSKKHNYTFGKVLGAGTFGVVRVARISGSKDEVAVKIILKKALKGNEEMVLEEIKMLQKLHHAHIVEFKDWFESRDKFYIVTQLATGGELFDRIIDRGRFTEEDASKCIRDIVDAVAYIHGQDIVHRDLKPENLLYVTKEKDSDLVLADFGIAKLVTSPDEKLTTMAGSFGYAAPEIFLGTGHGKPCDIWSLGVISYTVLSGYSPFRAETVDEFLEEVDENYQVVFHTRYWKHVSTAAKELISRMMQVNPDKRPTADELLRDPWITGEAAEDTHDLLPTIRTGFNARTKFRLAIEAVKLANRIKALEMGDEGKEEEADPDSREGPLQYFHHSATTGSTSSSSSSTTQTSTHPGTSTKNAGAKLHEIVLAAQRAKEIQQQDQQPASSTGENKPV, from the coding sequence ATGAGTTCGATTCAAAGCTTCCTCGGAAAGGTGACGGGCCAGCCGTCGTCGTACTCCAAGAAACACAATTATACGTTTGGAAAAGTGCTGGGAGCAGGTACTTTCGGCGTTGTGCGGGTCGCAAGAATAAGTGGGTCGAAAGACGAGGTGGCTGTCAAGATTATTCTCAAGAAAGCGTTGAAGGGTAATGAAGAGATGGTTCTTGAGGAGATTAAGATGCTGCAGAAACTGCATCATGCTCATATTGTTGAGTTCAAGGACTGGTTTGAAAGCAGAGACAAGTTCTATATTGTGACTCAGCTGgctactggtggtgaaCTTTTTGACCGAATCATTGATCGTGGCAGGTtcactgaagaagacgcTTCAAAGTGTATAAGAGACATTGTCGACGCAGTAGCGTATATCCATGGTCAAGACATTGTCCATCGGGATCTCAAACCCGAGAATTTGTTGTATGTGACTAAAGAGAAAGACAGTGATCTTGTTCTGGCTGATTTCGGTATTGCCAAGTTAGTGACTTCACCGGATGAGAAACTGACAACCATGGCCGGTTCGTTTGGATACGCTGCTCCAGAGATCTTTTTAGGAACTGGGCATGGCAAACCGTGTGATATCTGGTCATTGGGTGTTATTTCGTATACAGTATTGTCGGGATACTCACCGTTTCGAGCCGAGACGGTTGACGAGTTCCTGGAAGAAGTGGACGAGAACTACCAAGTGGTGTTCCATACCCGATACTGGAAACATGTTTCTACCGCCGCCAAAGaactgatttcaagaaTGATGCAAGTGAATCCCGATAAACGGCCCACTGCCGACGAACTGTTACGAGACCCCTGGATCACCGGAGAGGCTGCCGAAGACACGCACGATTTGTTACCCACGATCCGCACCGGATTCAATGCCCGCACCAAATTCCGACTGGCAATCGAGGCCGTCAAACTGGCCAACCGAATCAAAGCTCTCGAAATGGGCGACGAGggcaaagaagaagaagcagacCCCGACAGCCGCGAGGGTCCCTTACAATACTTCCACCACTCGGCCACCACGGGCTCGACCTCTTCGTCCTCCTCATCCACCACCCAAACAAGCACACACCCGGGCACATCTACCAAAAACGCCGGAGCCAAACTCCACGAAATTGTGCTCGCGGCCCAACGGGCCAAAgaaatccagcagcaggatcagCAGCCTGCCTCTTCCACCGGCGAAAACAAGCCTGTCTAA
- the DBP10 gene encoding Dbp10p (Putative ATP-dependent RNA helicase of the DEAD-box protein family; constituent of 66S pre-ribosomal particles; essential protein involved in ribosome biogenesis; GO_component: GO:0005730 - nucleolus [Evidence IEA]; GO_component: GO:0005730 - nucleolus [Evidence IDA] [PMID 10871363]; GO_component: GO:0005634 - nucleus [Evidence IEA,IEA]; GO_component: GO:0030687 - preribosome, large subunit precursor [Evidence IPI] [PMID 16095611]; GO_component: GO:0030687 - preribosome, large subunit precursor [Evidence IGI,IPI] [PMID 16803892]; GO_component: GO:0030687 - preribosome, large subunit precursor [Evidence IDA] [PMID 23212245]; GO_function: GO:0005524 - ATP binding [Evidence IEA,IEA]; GO_function: GO:0004004 - ATP-dependent RNA helicase activity [Evidence ISS] [PMID 10077188]; GO_function: GO:0008026 - ATP-dependent helicase activity [Evidence IEA]; GO_function: GO:0003723 - RNA binding [Evidence IEA,IEA]; GO_function: GO:0004386 - helicase activity [Evidence IEA,IEA]; GO_function: GO:0016787 - hydrolase activity [Evidence IEA]; GO_function: GO:0016818 - hydrolase activity, acting on acid anhydrides, in phosphorus-containing anhydrides [Evidence IEA]; GO_function: GO:0003676 - nucleic acid binding [Evidence IEA]; GO_function: GO:0000166 - nucleotide binding [Evidence IEA]; GO_process: GO:0006200 - ATP catabolic process [Evidence IEA]; GO_process: GO:1902626 - assembly of large subunit precursor of preribosome [Evidence IMP] [PMID 22735702]; GO_process: GO:0000466 - maturation of 5.8S rRNA from tricistronic rRNA transcript (SSU-rRNA, 5.8S rRNA, LSU-rRNA) [Evidence IMP] [PMID 10871363]; GO_process: GO:0000463 - maturation of LSU-rRNA from tricistronic rRNA transcript (SSU-rRNA, 5.8S rRNA, LSU-rRNA) [Evidence IMP] [PMID 10871363]; GO_process: GO:0006364 - rRNA processing [Evidence IEA]; GO_process: GO:0042254 - ribosome biogenesis [Evidence IEA]), translating to MSDSEDDFDITKSLALNGDESDYESASDTDSDLDQAGDLQDEILSSSDEEDMEEVVDTKKVGRQVATGANASFPSLELDSDDDDEEDGNGNKNQSSTKRKKDDDLMEYFAAPKVKKASTGTFAGLGLSKGLLNNIARKGFKTPTPIQRKTIPLVLDGRDVVGMARTGSGKTAAFCLPMIEKLKVHSAKVGARAVIMSPSRELALQTLKVIKEFSKGTDLRCVLLVGGDSLEEQFGYMMSNPDIIIATPGRFMHLKVEMQLDLKSVEYIVFDEADRLFELGFSEQLNEIIASLSSSRQTLLFSATLPKSLVEFAKAGLHDPVLVRLDAEAKVSDDLEMAFFSTKDGEREAVLLSVLETIIKMPSATEEQKKYLENQNNRALTDDEDDENNKKDDKKSKYKKKFKHSVKRDRLPPAHELPTAESTIVFVPTKHHVEYISTLLQSLGYAVSFIYGTLDQSARKEQLYRFRAGKTSILVVTDVAARGIDIPVLANVINYSLPSSPKVFVHRVGRTARAGRRGWAYSIIKEAEVPYLLDLEVFLGRKLLLSRDGHAHKKVNYSERLVLGSMSRDAVELQQEEVEAQLSRDYDLAQLKSVASRGEQLYLKSREPASQESVKRGKEIVSSGWDFRHLLLGPSLETERQKFLDKLANRKVKETVFEFKKTKFAEAAELMARRRQQIAPIQMRAAEKKRMQENERAAGLNKGIDVELGLDEDSDDEDNDNDNEDNDDSHKTNGATNGKSKTTADLSTASEHDIQNTFEDSSKKRKRETFRDPNFYMSHYASIEAVQERGYSVGNGKTSANFADAARGATFDISGEGVEFQQKHGMRWDKKRGKFVNAGSEGGKNGQSTKFIRSESGQKIPASFRSGRFDSWKSAHKVGGLRVGALEANLSNPNSGPRGGSGDKKFRHSQVQAPKAADKARDDYHVRKKRVKEAVEKGLHVKGVRGKPISNGLNSVDQVRKQRELQQKRREKNARPSKKSKRH from the coding sequence ATGTCGGACAGCGAAGACGATTTTGACATTACCAAGTCTCTAGCCTTGAATGGTGACGAGTCGGATTACGAGTCTGCCTCGGACACAGACTCGGATCTGGATCAAGCTGGGGATCTCCAGGACGAAATtctgtcttcttctgatgaagaggatatGGAAGAGGTCGTCGATACTAAGAAAGTTGGTCGACAagttgctactggtgctaaTGCCTCGTTTCCATCTTTAGAATTAGACagtgatgacgacgatgaagaagacggcAATGGTAATAAGAACCAGTCGTCTACAAAGCGCAAGAAGGACGATGATTTGATGGAATATTTCGCAGCTCCTAAAGTTAAGAAAGCATCTACTGGTACTTTTGCCGGTCTTGGTTTGTCCAAGGGTCTGTTGAATAATATTGCCAGAAAAGGTTTTAAAACACCCACTCCTATTCAGCGAAAGACCATTCCTTTGGTCCTTGATGGTAGAGATGTGGTCGGTATGGCTAGAACCGGTAGTGGTAAGACTGCCGCTTTCTGTCTGCCCATGATTGAAAAGTTAAAAGTGCATTCTGCTAAAGTTGGTGCTCGTGCTGTTATTATGTCTCCCAGTAGAGAATTAGCGTTACAGACTTTAAAGGTGATCAAGGAGTTCTCAAAAGGAACCGATTTGAGATGTGTCTTGTTGGTAGGTGGTGACAGTTTGGAAGAACAGTTTGGATATATGATGAGCAATcctgatattattattgctaCTCCTGGTAGATTTATGCATTTGAAGGTGGAAATGCAGCTGGATTTAAAGTCAGTGGAGTATATTGTGTTTGATGAAGCAGACAGACTTTTCGAATTGGGTTTCTCTGAGCAGCTGAATGAGATTATCGCTTCTCTGTCATCTTCAAGACAAACTCTGCTGTTTTCTGCTACTTTGCCTAAATCTTTGGTAGAGTTTGCCAAAGCTGGTTTGCACGATCCAGTGTTGGTGAGATTGGATGCCGAAGCTAAGGTTTCTGACGACCTTGAAATGGCATTCTTTTCTACCAAGGATGGTGAGAGAGAAGCTGTTCTTCTGTCGGTGTTGGAAACTATTATCAAAATGCCATCTGCTACTGAAGAACAAAAGAAGTACTTGGAGAACCAAAATAATAGAGCATTAACTGACGATGAGGACGACgaaaacaataaaaaagacGACAAAAAGAGTAAATACAAGAAAAAGTTCAAGCATTCAGTCAAACGTGATAGACTTCCTCCTGCACACGAGCTGCCTACTGCCGAGTCGACTATTGTATTTGTGCCCACTAAACATCATGTCGAATACATTAGCACTCTGTTGCAGTCACTTGGCTATGCAGTGTCTTTTATTTATGGTACACTTGATCAGTCTGCCAGAAAAGAACAACTTTATAGATTCCGAGCTGGTAAAACCAGTATTCTCGTGGTCACCGACGTCGCTGCCAGAGGTATTGATATTCCTGTGCTAGCCAACGTCATTAACTACAGTCTTCCATCGAGTCCTAAAGTGTTTGTACACAGAGTCGGACGTACTGCCCGTGCTGGACGTCGTGGTTGGGCCTATTCCATTATCAAAGAGGCCGAGGTTCCATATCTACTTGACCTAGAAGTGTTTTTAGGAAGAAAGCTGCTGTTATCACGAGATGGCCATGCTCACAAAAAGGTCAACTACAGTGAGAGACTTGTACTAGGATCCATGTCGCGAGATGCAGTTGAAttacaacaagaagaagttgaagcCCAGCTGAGCAGAGACTATGATCTTGCTCAATTGAAATCAGTTGCTTCTCGTGGTGAACAGCTGTACTTGAAATCCCGCGAGCCTGCCTCGCAAGAAAGTGTCAAACGTGGTAAAGAAATCGTTTCCAGTGGCTGGGATTTCCGTCATTTACTACTAGGACCATCACTTGAAACCGAACGACAAAAATTCCTTGATAAGCTGGCTAATAGAAAAGTCAAGGAAACAGTGTTTGAgttcaagaagaccaaGTTTGCCGAAGCAGCTGAACTCATggccagaagaagacaacaAATCGCACCAATTCAAATGagagctgctgaaaagaaacGCATGCAAGAAAACGAGCgtgctgctggtcttaATAAAGGAATCGATGTTGAACTTGGTCTTGATGAGGACagtgatgacgaagacaaCGACAACGACAACGAAGACAATGACGACAGTCACAAAACCAACGGTGCAACTAATGGCAAAAGCAAAACCACAGCCGACctgtcaacagcatccGAACACGATATTCAAAACACATTTGaagacagcagcaagaaaagaaagcgAGAGACGTTCCGTGATCCTAATTTCTACATGTCGCATTATGCATCCATTGAAGCAGTTCAAGAACGAGGATACTCAGTGGGTAACGGTAAAACAAGCGCAAATTTTGCAGACGCAGCTCGTGGAGCTACATTCGATATTTCTGGTGAAGGAGTCGAGTTCCAGCAGAAACACGGCATGCGCTGGGACAAGAAGCGCGGCAAGTTCGTCAATGCCGGCAGTGAAGGCGGTAAAAACGGGCAATCCACGAAGTTCATTCGAAGTGAGAGTGGGCAAAAGATCCCTGCCTCGTTCCGAAGTGGACGATTCGACAGCTGGAAGAGTGCACACAAGGTCGGTGGATTACGAGTGGGAGCACTTGAAGCCAACCTCTCGAACCCCAACAGCGGTCCTAGAGGCGGATCCGGCGACAAAAAGTTCCGTCACTCACAAGTACAAGCACCCAAAGCTGCCGACAAAGCTCGTGACGACTACCACGTCCGTAAAAAGCGGGTCAAAGAAGCTGTCGAAAAGGGACTTCACGTCAAAGGAGTCCGCGGCAAACCCATCTCCAACGGACTCAACTCGGTCGACCAGGTCCGCAAACAGCGTGAACTGCAACAAAAACGTCGCGAAAAGAACGCCCGACCCAGCAAAAAGTCTAAACGACACTAA